A genomic region of Nostoc sp. UHCC 0702 contains the following coding sequences:
- a CDS encoding isopenicillin N synthase family oxygenase codes for MFTIPVIDLAPLANGDQKTRQTVVKQIYQACHEIGFMYLQNPGISKDLVQQVFTQSKSFFNLPLAVKQQLAWSNKFNNTGYVGIERERLDPNKPGDLKEAFNLGKAELVSRQISSISPAKDPAIIAFYEACTEIANTVLQAFALALELPEDFFTTRHNQQQHTLRLLHYPPLEIPAKPEQGRAGEHSDYGSITLLFQDQVGGLEVQTTSGEWIAAPSIPDTVVVNTGDLMQRWTNHIFCSTKHRVIIPNDNRVRQSRYSIAFFCHPNDDTEIACLDFQKDKSIYLPILAGEYLLQRLQATYGT; via the coding sequence ATGTTTACAATTCCAGTAATTGATTTAGCCCCCTTAGCGAATGGTGATCAAAAAACTCGGCAAACTGTAGTCAAACAAATCTATCAAGCTTGTCATGAAATTGGCTTCATGTACTTGCAAAATCCCGGAATTTCAAAAGACTTGGTTCAGCAAGTATTCACCCAAAGTAAATCTTTCTTCAATTTACCTTTAGCAGTCAAACAGCAACTTGCTTGGAGTAACAAATTCAACAATACAGGTTATGTTGGTATTGAAAGAGAACGCCTCGACCCCAACAAACCAGGCGACTTAAAAGAAGCGTTTAATTTAGGCAAAGCCGAATTAGTTTCTCGCCAGATATCTTCCATCTCCCCAGCCAAAGACCCTGCAATCATAGCTTTCTATGAAGCTTGCACAGAAATTGCTAACACAGTTTTGCAAGCATTTGCTTTGGCGTTGGAATTGCCAGAAGATTTTTTTACTACACGACATAATCAACAACAGCATACCTTGCGATTACTGCACTATCCCCCATTGGAAATACCAGCTAAACCCGAACAAGGGCGCGCAGGTGAACATTCTGATTATGGGAGTATTACTTTACTTTTCCAGGATCAAGTCGGGGGTTTGGAAGTGCAAACAACTTCAGGAGAGTGGATTGCAGCCCCTTCAATTCCTGATACAGTAGTGGTCAACACTGGCGATTTAATGCAACGCTGGACTAATCATATCTTTTGCTCAACTAAACATCGAGTCATCATTCCCAATGACAACAGGGTGAGACAGTCCCGGTATTCTATCGCTTTTTTCTGTCATCCTAATGATGATACAGAAATTGCTTGTTTGGATTTTCAGAAAGACAAATCTATTTATCTACCCATTCTTGCGGGAGAATATCTTTTACAACGGTTGCAAGCAACTTATGGAACTTAA
- the cysC gene encoding adenylyl-sulfate kinase produces the protein MKYSGFTLWFTGLSGAGKTTISKGVALELKARGCRVEVLDGDIVRTHLSSELGFSKKDRDINVRRIGFVSSLLSRNQVIAIVAAISPYRDVRNEVRQMNQTFVEVYVKASLEACEQRDVKGLYALARTGKIKEFTGIDSPYEEPLNPEIICNTQYESIDESITKVMQMLEEYGYI, from the coding sequence ATGAAATATTCAGGATTTACCCTATGGTTTACAGGGCTTTCTGGTGCTGGTAAAACCACAATTTCCAAAGGCGTGGCATTGGAATTAAAAGCACGAGGTTGTCGGGTAGAAGTCTTAGATGGGGATATAGTTCGGACTCATCTGTCTTCTGAATTAGGATTTAGCAAAAAAGACCGAGATATAAACGTCCGGCGAATTGGGTTTGTTTCCAGTCTGCTGAGTCGGAATCAGGTTATAGCTATTGTGGCTGCAATTAGTCCTTATAGAGATGTCCGCAACGAAGTACGACAGATGAATCAAACCTTTGTTGAAGTTTATGTCAAAGCATCTTTAGAAGCTTGTGAACAAAGGGATGTCAAAGGATTATACGCATTAGCTAGAACCGGAAAAATCAAAGAATTCACAGGTATCGATAGTCCTTATGAAGAACCTTTAAATCCAGAAATAATCTGTAATACTCAATATGAAAGCATCGATGAAAGTATTACAAAAGTAATGCAAATGCTGGAAGAATACGGCTACATATAA